One Oxobacter pfennigii DNA segment encodes these proteins:
- the ytfJ gene encoding GerW family sporulation protein, which translates to MNDHPIQGLMKTTMDSIKDMIDVNTIVGDAVESPDGSVIIPISRVAFGFAAGGGEYEMGHKGDDGEEESNKHPFGGGSGAGVSVQPVAFLVVGNNQTKLLPVNYNNVVDRIVDLMPNVIDNIEKVAQNMRKPHENNVHTGHSENTESPLQ; encoded by the coding sequence ATGAACGATCATCCAATTCAAGGTCTGATGAAAACTACCATGGATAGCATAAAGGATATGATCGATGTAAACACAATTGTAGGCGATGCCGTAGAATCACCTGACGGTTCCGTCATCATCCCCATTTCAAGAGTTGCTTTCGGTTTTGCAGCCGGAGGCGGTGAATATGAAATGGGCCACAAGGGCGATGACGGAGAAGAGGAATCAAATAAACATCCCTTCGGCGGAGGCAGCGGTGCCGGAGTTTCAGTTCAACCGGTGGCATTTTTAGTAGTAGGCAACAATCAGACTAAGCTTCTTCCTGTCAACTACAACAATGTTGTAGACCGGATTGTGGATTTGATGCCTAATGTCATTGATAATATTGAAAAAGTTGCTCAAAATATGAGAAAACCTCATGAAAATAACGTGCATACCGGACACAGTGAAAATACAGAAAGTCCTCTTCAATAA
- the spoIIM gene encoding stage II sporulation protein M, which yields MFKSKRLKETISNHVKSNMFLYSTVILFFSIGVAAGAFTVKSIDDVQKQSLINYLEGFFQILTNTNVDSMSVLSQSIKNNLQTSFIIWILGITVIGIPIALLIIGIRGFIIGFTVAFLINGLGLKGLFFTFSAIVPHNLIVIPCMIASCVISISFSMMIIKDRLAKRWTNNYWQKFFSYCLLMIILFIISIMGSLIEAYIIPVFIKLISNYLAP from the coding sequence TTGTTTAAGAGCAAAAGATTAAAAGAAACAATCTCAAATCATGTTAAATCAAACATGTTTTTATATTCCACTGTGATATTGTTTTTTTCAATAGGAGTGGCTGCAGGAGCATTTACTGTAAAATCCATAGATGATGTACAAAAACAGTCACTTATTAATTATCTGGAGGGTTTTTTTCAAATATTGACCAATACCAATGTTGATAGTATGTCCGTTTTAAGCCAATCCATCAAAAATAATCTTCAAACCTCCTTCATAATTTGGATTTTAGGAATAACCGTCATAGGAATACCGATAGCTCTTTTGATAATAGGAATAAGAGGTTTTATAATAGGCTTTACCGTTGCATTTTTAATAAACGGTCTGGGACTAAAAGGCCTTTTCTTCACCTTCAGCGCAATTGTTCCTCATAATCTAATTGTAATACCCTGTATGATAGCTTCCTGTGTAATATCCATAAGCTTTTCCATGATGATTATAAAAGACAGGCTGGCAAAAAGATGGACAAACAACTACTGGCAGAAATTTTTTTCCTATTGCTTGCTTATGATAATTCTATTTATAATTTCTATTATGGGAAGCCTCATTGAAGCATACATAATCCCGGTATTCATTAAGCTTATTTCCAATTATCTTGCCCCTTGA
- a CDS encoding DUF3866 family protein, with protein MMMRIRKGEVHDIFFKDERIAVVNIIIKGILVKTINYNMLTGDIKAGDIVYVNNTSNYLKLGSGGYDFVIINESTGTTSDIDDEGHIMKLNYTPYQIKCHCISEREGIYREKIDGFKSLNNMAVIVGELHSMLSPIACCLKYLKNNIKIAYIMTDRGCLPIDFSDSVRELKQKGILACTITCGNAFGGDIEAVNIYDALVAAKGVLSCDIAIVTMGPGIIGTGTKYGFSGVEQGHIIDCINTLKGTPVFTPRISFADKRERHYGISHHTLTILSEISNTSANVVFPILEAEKMDFLFSQIHSADIMKKHILKFVSSDILHKALSHYKTKANTMGRGIEEDKEFFMTCQAAAFYSYFHLKE; from the coding sequence ATGATGATGCGCATACGAAAAGGGGAAGTACATGATATTTTTTTTAAGGATGAGAGGATTGCCGTTGTAAATATTATTATAAAAGGCATTTTGGTCAAAACCATAAATTATAATATGCTGACAGGAGATATAAAGGCGGGGGATATAGTCTATGTAAACAATACCTCAAACTATCTTAAATTAGGAAGCGGAGGCTATGACTTTGTAATCATAAATGAATCTACAGGCACCACATCGGACATTGATGATGAAGGTCATATTATGAAATTAAATTATACTCCTTATCAGATAAAATGCCATTGTATTTCCGAGAGGGAAGGAATATACAGGGAAAAAATCGATGGTTTTAAAAGTCTTAATAATATGGCGGTTATAGTAGGAGAGCTTCACAGCATGCTGTCACCTATAGCTTGCTGTTTAAAATACCTGAAAAATAACATTAAAATCGCATACATTATGACCGACAGAGGCTGTCTTCCCATCGACTTTTCCGACAGTGTCAGAGAATTAAAACAAAAAGGGATATTGGCCTGTACAATAACCTGCGGCAATGCCTTCGGAGGGGATATTGAAGCAGTTAATATCTATGATGCCCTTGTTGCCGCAAAGGGAGTTTTAAGCTGCGATATAGCCATAGTGACCATGGGGCCCGGAATAATAGGCACAGGTACAAAATACGGTTTTTCCGGAGTTGAACAAGGCCATATTATTGATTGCATAAACACCTTAAAGGGCACTCCGGTATTCACACCCAGAATAAGCTTTGCCGATAAAAGGGAGAGACATTACGGCATAAGCCACCATACTCTTACAATTTTATCTGAGATTTCAAATACATCGGCAAATGTGGTTTTCCCAATACTTGAAGCTGAAAAAATGGATTTTTTATTTTCACAAATACATTCGGCAGATATAATGAAAAAACATATTTTGAAATTTGTAAGTTCGGATATATTGCATAAAGCCTTAAGTCATTATAAAACAAAAGCAAACACCATGGGAAGAGGGATAGAGGAAGACAAAGAATTTTTCATGACCTGCCAAGCAGCTGCCTTTTATTCCTATTTTCATTTGAAAGAATAA
- a CDS encoding DUF2953 domain-containing protein has product MLFNNTYTEIIFHRMNNDDHLEINVMLFFKLIKLRFKIPYIEVMMKKGLKPAVKVKSEVSKISENKSLLTFDELKKIYDKFKIYYPKYKKILDYIISKTSIQSLIWNSKIGIGDAALTALASGAAWALKGNIMAFIMAKKNPSKIYFHVHPDYYRVLFETDFNCIISIRIANIIIAGIKIVCVFIINKIKGGEGYERSSNSRSDENYHG; this is encoded by the coding sequence TTGCTCTTTAACAATACCTATACTGAGATAATCTTTCACAGGATGAACAATGATGATCATCTGGAAATTAACGTCATGCTTTTCTTCAAATTAATAAAGCTTAGATTTAAAATTCCTTATATTGAAGTAATGATGAAAAAGGGATTGAAACCTGCAGTCAAGGTAAAAAGCGAAGTATCTAAAATATCTGAAAATAAATCCTTATTGACCTTTGATGAATTAAAAAAAATATATGATAAATTCAAAATTTACTATCCTAAGTATAAAAAGATATTAGATTATATAATTTCAAAAACTTCGATTCAATCACTCATATGGAACAGTAAAATAGGTATAGGTGATGCAGCCTTAACCGCTTTGGCTTCAGGTGCTGCCTGGGCCTTAAAAGGCAATATTATGGCATTTATAATGGCTAAAAAAAATCCTTCAAAAATATATTTTCACGTGCATCCCGATTACTACAGGGTTTTATTTGAAACGGACTTTAACTGCATAATAAGCATAAGAATAGCCAATATTATAATAGCAGGCATTAAAATTGTATGTGTTTTTATAATAAATAAGATAAAGGGTGGTGAAGGATATGAACGATCATCCAATTCAAGGTCTGATGAAAACTACCATGGATAG
- the scpB gene encoding SMC-Scp complex subunit ScpB, whose product MNKDNELYKQLIINGSQPPSDTNKIKSIIEALLFTAGEPLELSEISGVIQINKNTAKKLLNELIDEYNIEDRGIQIINFNNKFQMCTRPEHKEYIKRLLKPQNKQSLSRAAIETVAIIAYKQPITRQSIDSIRGVKCDRLIHNLMDKKLIKEVGRADAPGRPALYGTTDNFLRYFGLKNLDELPELENLNINA is encoded by the coding sequence ATGAATAAGGACAATGAATTATATAAACAGCTTATTATTAACGGAAGCCAGCCGCCTTCAGATACAAACAAAATAAAATCAATTATAGAAGCACTGCTTTTTACTGCCGGTGAACCTTTAGAGCTAAGCGAAATATCCGGTGTTATTCAGATAAATAAAAATACAGCTAAAAAGCTTTTAAATGAGCTCATAGACGAATATAACATAGAAGACAGGGGTATTCAAATAATCAATTTCAACAATAAATTTCAGATGTGCACCCGCCCGGAGCATAAAGAATATATAAAAAGACTTTTAAAGCCCCAGAACAAGCAAAGCTTATCCCGGGCTGCCATTGAAACCGTTGCCATAATTGCCTATAAACAGCCCATAACAAGGCAGAGCATAGATTCCATAAGAGGAGTCAAATGCGACAGGCTTATACATAATCTGATGGATAAAAAGCTCATAAAAGAAGTGGGGCGTGCTGATGCACCAGGCCGGCCGGCACTTTACGGCACAACAGACAATTTTTTAAGATATTTTGGATTAAAAAATCTGGATGAGCTTCCAGAACTTGAAAACTTGAATATTAATGCTTAA
- a CDS encoding NUDIX hydrolase, translating into MEFHEKTISSKNIFQGKIINLRIDDVSLPDGRTAYREIVEHNGGVAIVAVKDKKIVLVKQFRKPLDNTLVEIPAGKLEKNEEPQHCALRELEEETGLIPLNLKPLCSIFTSPGFSNERLHLFFADEFKEGALNRDDDEFMDILYVTLDSALEMIQSGEITDAKSICGILLYSQFIER; encoded by the coding sequence ATGGAATTCCATGAAAAAACTATCAGCTCCAAAAATATATTTCAGGGTAAAATAATAAATTTAAGAATAGATGACGTATCCCTTCCCGATGGAAGAACGGCGTACAGGGAAATTGTTGAACATAACGGGGGAGTTGCCATAGTAGCAGTTAAGGATAAGAAAATAGTCCTGGTAAAGCAATTCAGAAAGCCTCTGGATAACACCTTAGTCGAAATTCCTGCAGGCAAGCTTGAAAAAAATGAAGAACCGCAGCACTGTGCTCTCAGAGAATTAGAGGAGGAAACAGGACTTATTCCCCTTAACCTAAAACCCCTATGCAGCATATTTACATCTCCGGGGTTCTCCAACGAAAGGCTTCATCTTTTTTTTGCAGATGAATTTAAAGAGGGTGCCTTAAACAGGGATGATGATGAATTTATGGATATATTATATGTAACTTTAGACAGCGCTCTTGAGATGATACAATCAGGCGAAATCACCGATGCCAAAAGCATATGCGGAATACTTTTATATTCACAGTTTATAGAGAGATAA
- a CDS encoding segregation/condensation protein A produces the protein MPYQIKLQNFEGPFDLLFHLIEKAEVDIYDIPIAEITNQYLEYINKMRSIDLDVASEFILMAATLIQIKSKMLLPKEKNPLDGTNEDADPRAELIEKLIEYKKFKEVSGLFKESEEKSMDIFYKNAEIIDDIEEDEILLNVSLNDLITAFNDIIERYKSGINEDVHLEEQLIREEFTVYDKILHIKQRLNNKNEISFSQLFISNTTKFEIVITFLALLELMRTREISIYQTKSYGEIIIRRNFS, from the coding sequence ATGCCTTACCAGATTAAACTTCAAAATTTTGAAGGTCCTTTCGACCTGCTTTTTCATCTGATAGAAAAAGCAGAGGTGGATATTTATGATATTCCCATTGCCGAGATTACAAATCAATATTTAGAATATATAAATAAAATGCGGAGCATTGATTTGGATGTTGCCAGTGAATTTATATTAATGGCAGCCACTCTTATACAGATAAAATCAAAAATGCTGCTTCCCAAGGAAAAAAATCCCCTGGATGGAACAAACGAAGATGCAGACCCCAGGGCAGAGCTTATTGAAAAGCTTATTGAATATAAAAAATTCAAGGAAGTATCGGGGCTTTTTAAAGAAAGTGAAGAAAAATCCATGGATATTTTTTATAAAAATGCCGAGATAATTGACGATATAGAAGAGGATGAAATACTCTTAAATGTTTCTTTGAATGACCTAATCACTGCCTTTAATGACATCATAGAAAGGTATAAGTCCGGTATAAATGAGGATGTGCATCTTGAAGAACAATTGATTAGAGAAGAATTTACCGTTTATGATAAAATACTGCATATAAAACAAAGGCTTAATAACAAAAATGAGATCAGTTTTTCTCAATTATTTATATCAAATACTACCAAATTTGAAATAGTAATCACATTTCTTGCTTTATTGGAACTCATGCGCACGAGGGAAATAAGCATATATCAGACAAAATCCTATGGTGAGATTATTATAAGACGAAATTTTAGTTGA
- a CDS encoding pyrimidine-nucleoside phosphorylase, whose amino-acid sequence MRMYDIILKKRNGYELSKEEIDFFVQNYTKGDIPDYQAAAFLMAVYFQKMNKQETSDLTLSMVNSGDRLDLSGIKGIKVDKHSTGGVGDKTSLVLGPMVAACGVPVAKMSGRGLGHTGGTIDKLESIKGFTVEMNRDSFLGNVNTIGFSIGSQTGNLAPADKKIYSLRDVTATVDNISLIASSIMSKKIASGADAIVLDVKVGSGAFMRNMNDAFELAREMVDIGNSLKRKTIAVISHMDEPLGLAVGNALEVKEAIDTLKGKGPEDLMELCLVLGSHMLILAGKAKDIDEAREMLKNTIENKSALNKFKEFVQAQKGDINAVDNPDENLPVSKYKVDYNAKDEGFIESILADKIGMASLVLGAGRETKESTIDLSVGIVLKRKSGSYVGKGDTIMSIHGNDEDKIKQCIKLIDDAVIITKNQVQAPKLIYGTVV is encoded by the coding sequence ATGAGGATGTATGATATTATCCTTAAAAAAAGGAACGGCTATGAGTTGTCCAAAGAAGAAATAGACTTTTTCGTTCAAAACTATACCAAAGGAGATATCCCTGATTATCAGGCGGCAGCATTTTTAATGGCTGTATATTTCCAAAAAATGAACAAGCAGGAAACTTCCGACCTTACTTTATCCATGGTTAATTCGGGGGACAGACTGGATTTGTCAGGCATAAAGGGAATTAAAGTAGATAAGCACAGCACCGGAGGAGTTGGAGATAAGACTTCCCTGGTCTTAGGACCTATGGTGGCAGCCTGCGGTGTCCCTGTCGCAAAAATGTCCGGCAGGGGGTTGGGCCATACGGGCGGCACCATTGACAAATTAGAATCAATAAAAGGCTTTACCGTTGAAATGAACCGTGATTCATTTCTAGGCAATGTGAACACCATAGGCTTTTCAATAGGAAGTCAGACCGGAAATCTGGCTCCTGCCGATAAAAAAATTTATTCACTTCGTGATGTAACTGCTACTGTTGATAATATATCATTGATTGCCTCCAGCATTATGAGCAAAAAAATAGCCTCCGGCGCTGATGCCATTGTATTGGATGTAAAGGTTGGAAGCGGTGCCTTTATGAGGAACATGAACGATGCCTTCGAGCTGGCTCGTGAAATGGTGGATATAGGCAATTCCCTAAAGAGAAAAACTATAGCAGTAATTTCACATATGGATGAGCCTCTAGGCCTTGCTGTAGGCAATGCCCTGGAAGTTAAAGAAGCTATTGATACTCTAAAAGGCAAGGGACCGGAGGATTTAATGGAGCTTTGCCTTGTATTGGGCAGCCATATGCTTATCTTAGCCGGGAAAGCAAAAGACATAGATGAGGCACGGGAAATGCTCAAAAATACAATTGAAAACAAATCGGCCTTGAATAAATTCAAGGAATTTGTACAGGCTCAAAAGGGAGACATAAACGCAGTAGATAACCCTGATGAAAATTTGCCCGTCTCAAAATATAAAGTAGATTATAACGCAAAGGATGAGGGTTTTATAGAGAGCATACTTGCCGATAAAATAGGCATGGCTTCTTTGGTGCTAGGAGCAGGAAGAGAAACAAAGGAAAGCACCATTGATTTATCTGTAGGAATTGTACTTAAAAGGAAGTCAGGAAGTTACGTAGGTAAAGGCGATACAATAATGTCCATTCACGGAAATGATGAGGATAAGATAAAACAGTGCATAAAATTAATCGATGATGCTGTAATTATAACCAAAAATCAGGTTCAGGCACCTAAGCTTATATACGGTACAGTAGTTTAA
- a CDS encoding MazG nucleotide pyrophosphohydrolase domain-containing protein, with protein MELRDALDLIWSNRKYTPSDSKTALSHLNEEVAESLKALLRDDNDKAKRELEDALSCLLIAMKIMDIDIEDAIERQIIQMQKRADKVMVFKKDKVEILVNNVLKGGWSIWSSEDIKDAQKMAKEFGCSIIYEDKGNI; from the coding sequence ATGGAATTAAGAGATGCACTTGACTTAATCTGGTCTAACAGAAAATATACTCCTTCTGATTCAAAGACTGCATTAAGCCATTTAAATGAAGAAGTAGCCGAATCCCTTAAAGCCCTTTTAAGGGATGACAACGATAAAGCAAAAAGAGAGCTCGAGGATGCATTGTCCTGCTTGCTTATAGCAATGAAAATAATGGATATAGATATTGAAGATGCTATTGAAAGACAGATTATACAGATGCAAAAAAGAGCTGACAAGGTTATGGTTTTCAAAAAAGATAAGGTTGAAATTTTAGTAAATAATGTACTAAAAGGCGGCTGGTCCATCTGGAGCAGCGAGGACATAAAGGATGCCCAAAAAATGGCCAAGGAGTTTGGGTGTTCAATAATTTATGAAGATAAGGGGAACATATAG
- a CDS encoding D-alanyl-D-alanine carboxypeptidase family protein, with amino-acid sequence MKRFSSKIFAFLLAVFTITIFTPPENSMALNLTPDSPASADTLNLDAKSTVLMEFSSGKVLYENKANEKLPPASITKIMTMLLTMEAVDSGKISLSDKVTISEYACSMGGTQLYLSPGEVRTVEELLKGVCVESANDAAVALAEFLEGSEEMFIQKMNERASELGMKDTHFSNSNGLPIDNHYTTAYDVALMSREVLKHEKILNYTTIWMETITEGRAEPFTMVNKNRLVKFYKGCDGLKTGSTSAAKFCISATAKRNDMRLIAVVMGSPTRDVRNRETSKLLDFGFARYEVIKLADKNDVLGKIKVLKGKESSVDVVPSGDFVVLVEKGSKKEINKDIKISEDLKAEIKKGEKVGEIVATRDGAEIGKMDVIALNAVPKANMGDLMKRTFICWLTFYKETA; translated from the coding sequence GTGAAAAGATTTTCATCTAAGATATTTGCATTTTTACTTGCTGTTTTCACAATTACTATATTTACCCCCCCGGAAAACAGTATGGCACTTAACTTAACCCCTGACAGTCCCGCATCTGCCGACACCCTAAACTTAGATGCCAAATCAACTGTGCTTATGGAATTCTCTTCAGGCAAAGTATTATATGAGAATAAGGCCAATGAAAAACTTCCGCCTGCCAGCATAACCAAGATTATGACCATGCTTTTAACCATGGAAGCCGTTGATTCGGGAAAGATAAGCCTAAGTGATAAAGTGACAATAAGCGAATATGCCTGCAGCATGGGCGGAACCCAATTGTACTTGTCACCTGGAGAGGTAAGAACGGTAGAAGAGCTTTTAAAAGGCGTATGCGTGGAATCTGCTAATGATGCAGCAGTAGCCCTGGCAGAATTTCTGGAAGGTTCGGAGGAGATGTTTATTCAAAAAATGAATGAGAGAGCCTCGGAACTGGGAATGAAGGATACACACTTCTCAAATTCCAACGGACTTCCCATCGATAATCACTATACCACAGCCTATGATGTGGCTTTGATGTCCAGAGAGGTTTTAAAACATGAAAAAATATTGAATTACACTACAATCTGGATGGAGACTATAACCGAAGGAAGGGCAGAGCCCTTCACAATGGTTAATAAAAATAGGCTTGTCAAATTTTACAAAGGTTGTGATGGTCTAAAAACAGGGTCTACGTCAGCGGCAAAATTCTGTATTTCCGCCACTGCCAAAAGAAATGACATGAGGCTTATTGCCGTAGTAATGGGCTCTCCTACAAGGGACGTAAGAAACAGGGAAACAAGTAAGTTACTTGATTTTGGCTTTGCAAGATATGAAGTCATAAAACTTGCTGACAAGAATGACGTATTGGGAAAAATTAAAGTACTTAAAGGCAAAGAATCATCTGTGGACGTCGTACCTTCCGGAGATTTTGTTGTCCTTGTTGAAAAGGGCAGTAAAAAAGAAATCAACAAGGATATAAAAATCAGCGAGGATTTAAAGGCGGAAATCAAAAAAGGCGAAAAAGTGGGGGAAATAGTTGCAACCCGCGATGGTGCGGAGATAGGAAAAATGGATGTTATAGCACTTAATGCAGTACCTAAGGCCAATATGGGTGATTTGATGAAAAGAACCTTTATATGCTGGCTTACGTTCTATAAAGAAACAGCTTAA
- the steA gene encoding putative cytokinetic ring protein SteA gives MTRITGKASKSKLTKHLIHTLKKDCIPIISHKGIDLVAAQDLANKKIKAILNCAPSLEPSSSNEGVKYLLEEGIYIFDVKDGEIFNIIHDGDAICIIDSELHINNQFWCYLKPITSDDIKELNQYSLILHETKENFIKNTINHMQEEFQYFLSNVCLPEISTEIEGREVIIVSRGRGYRQDLMLVKNYIANKNPVIISVDGGADALYDLRVKSHIIIGDMDSVSDKSLKGAQEILVHSYLDGYAPGEDRTRSLNLNYKLISVKGTSEDAAVILAASYGALRIFTIGSHTGIDEFLEKKRQGMSSTLLLRMLYGSKLTELKGMESILKYNKQNYMKASFLLLCLVILLPILFYNSLLFDSIISSIKTFLSIK, from the coding sequence ATGACGAGGATAACAGGAAAAGCCAGCAAAAGTAAATTGACAAAACATTTAATACATACATTAAAAAAAGACTGCATTCCCATTATAAGCCATAAGGGCATAGATCTTGTGGCTGCACAGGATTTAGCAAATAAAAAAATAAAAGCTATATTAAATTGCGCACCTTCTCTTGAACCCAGCAGCTCAAATGAGGGGGTAAAATACCTTTTAGAAGAGGGAATATATATCTTTGATGTTAAGGATGGAGAAATTTTCAATATAATTCATGATGGGGATGCCATATGTATTATAGATTCCGAACTTCATATAAATAATCAGTTCTGGTGCTACTTAAAACCCATCACAAGTGATGATATTAAAGAGCTGAATCAATATTCGCTCATATTACATGAAACTAAGGAAAATTTCATTAAAAATACCATCAATCATATGCAGGAGGAGTTTCAGTATTTTTTAAGTAATGTATGTTTACCTGAAATCAGCACAGAAATCGAAGGCAGGGAGGTTATAATTGTCTCCAGAGGCCGAGGTTATAGGCAGGACTTAATGCTTGTTAAAAATTATATCGCAAATAAAAATCCGGTTATTATAAGTGTAGACGGCGGTGCTGACGCCCTATATGACTTAAGGGTAAAAAGCCATATAATTATAGGTGATATGGACAGCGTAAGCGATAAATCCTTAAAAGGTGCTCAAGAGATATTGGTTCACAGCTATCTGGACGGATATGCTCCCGGAGAGGATAGAACAAGATCTTTGAATTTAAATTACAAGCTTATTTCTGTGAAAGGTACATCTGAGGACGCTGCCGTTATTTTGGCTGCATCATATGGAGCATTGCGTATTTTCACCATAGGCAGTCATACGGGAATAGATGAATTCTTAGAAAAAAAGAGGCAGGGAATGTCCAGTACATTGCTCCTTAGAATGCTCTATGGTTCTAAATTAACTGAGTTAAAGGGAATGGAGAGCATATTAAAATACAATAAGCAAAATTACATGAAAGCATCGTTCTTGCTTTTATGCCTTGTAATTTTACTGCCCATCCTTTTTTATAACAGCTTATTATTTGATAGCATTATTTCGAGCATAAAAACCTTTTTAAGCATCAAATAA
- the xerD gene encoding site-specific tyrosine recombinase XerD, producing MDKLLDEFLINLNSDKGRSKNTLESYGRDIRQFFDYVKNNNLSILKINKTNIIAYLIYLQKSGKATSSISRSLASLRSFYLFLFNNKYIDKNPTLNLESPRIEKKLPRILTIKEVELLLKQPLITDPKGSRDQCMLELLYATGIRVSELVAMDVNDVNLNLGFIKCNGTGTKDRVIPIGTMALKALTQYIQNYRPYLLREGKSEQALFVNFHGSRLTRQGFWKIIKYYTKKAKIDIDITPHTLRHCFAAHLLENGADLKSVQEMLGHSDISTTQVYAQITKNKIKEVYKKSHPRA from the coding sequence ATGGATAAACTATTGGATGAATTTCTAATTAATTTAAACAGCGATAAAGGACGAAGCAAAAATACTTTGGAATCCTATGGCCGCGATATAAGGCAATTTTTTGATTATGTTAAAAACAACAATCTTTCAATATTGAAGATAAACAAGACAAACATAATTGCCTATTTAATATATCTTCAAAAAAGCGGGAAAGCCACATCTTCCATATCCAGAAGCTTAGCTTCTTTAAGGTCCTTTTACCTGTTTTTATTCAATAATAAATACATAGATAAGAATCCAACTTTAAACCTTGAGTCTCCGAGAATTGAAAAAAAGCTCCCGAGGATTCTTACAATAAAAGAAGTGGAGCTTCTCTTAAAACAGCCTTTGATCACCGACCCCAAAGGAAGCAGGGATCAGTGCATGCTGGAATTGTTGTATGCAACGGGCATCAGGGTATCGGAATTGGTGGCTATGGATGTAAATGATGTAAATTTGAATTTAGGATTTATCAAATGCAACGGCACAGGTACAAAGGACAGGGTAATTCCCATAGGTACCATGGCATTAAAAGCCTTGACCCAGTATATTCAAAATTACAGGCCTTATCTTTTAAGAGAAGGAAAGAGTGAACAAGCTCTATTTGTAAATTTTCATGGCAGCAGACTTACACGCCAGGGTTTTTGGAAAATCATAAAATACTATACTAAAAAAGCAAAAATAGATATAGATATAACTCCTCATACATTGAGGCATTGCTTTGCAGCTCATTTGCTTGAAAACGGAGCTGATTTGAAATCCGTCCAGGAAATGCTGGGGCATTCCGATATATCCACAACACAGGTGTATGCTCAGATTACAAAAAACAAGATAAAGGAAGTTTATAAAAAATCACATCCAAGGGCGTAA
- a CDS encoding glycosyltransferase family 2 protein: MPKICAIIPLYNEEKYLYATITALGKIDLIDKIVVIDDGSTDNTWDIISSMEGIIKLKNGRNMGKSASLYNGVKSIDADIYAFLDGDLGESASKVEEMIQQVIKENLDMSIANIPETAGSGGMGLLRKFSRFSVKFFTGIDFPCPLSGQRVIRKSVLTNERVKFHSGFGIETGMLIDAIRCGYKIGYIHINFRHRITKGDIKGYIHRSIQFKDVLLVFLRELMR; the protein is encoded by the coding sequence ATGCCAAAGATATGTGCAATAATTCCCTTATATAATGAGGAGAAATATCTTTATGCCACAATAACCGCTCTTGGGAAAATTGATTTAATAGATAAGATTGTGGTAATTGATGATGGCTCCACTGATAACACCTGGGATATAATATCCTCCATGGAAGGTATTATAAAACTAAAAAACGGAAGAAACATGGGTAAGTCGGCATCTCTTTATAATGGAGTTAAAAGTATTGATGCCGATATATATGCCTTTTTAGATGGGGATTTAGGAGAATCAGCATCTAAAGTTGAAGAAATGATACAGCAAGTAATAAAGGAAAATTTAGATATGAGCATTGCAAATATACCTGAAACTGCAGGCAGCGGTGGAATGGGATTGCTGCGTAAATTTTCCAGATTCTCTGTAAAGTTTTTTACAGGAATTGATTTTCCATGCCCTTTATCCGGCCAGAGAGTTATAAGAAAAAGTGTGCTTACGAATGAAAGAGTAAAATTTCACAGCGGTTTTGGTATAGAGACAGGTATGCTGATCGATGCCATTAGGTGCGGCTACAAGATAGGGTATATACACATAAATTTCAGACACAGAATTACAAAGGGTGATATCAAAGGCTACATTCATAGATCCATACAGTTTAAAGACGTGCTTCTCGTATTTTTAAGAGAGCTTATGAGGTGA